CCGGATCGGTTCCTTCGTTTTTTACAGGCTCCCCTCCAAATAATTCTTTGAATTTTTCTCTGCATAATTCAATTCGATCCATATTATCCACCTTTTACTTTCCGGCATTTCACTCCTTATGCCCTATCCATCTCTCTTACAATCTTTCTGATTGGCAAAATACATCCCGGAGCAACGGACAACTCGTCAATTCCCATATTGACAAACCGTTCTGTTAATTCTGTATCGGCTCCAAGTTCCCCACAGATTCCAGCCCATATGCCTGCTTTATGGGCATTTGCTACCGTCATCTCAATCAGCCTTAAAACTGCCTCATGATGAGCGTCATAAAACACATCCAGTTTTGCATTCTGCCTGTCAATCGCCAGCGTATACTGCGTCAGGTCATTTGTCCCTATGCTGAAAAAGTCTACTTCCTTTGCAAGTTCATCACTTATGACCGCCGCCGCAGGCGTTTCAATCATGATTCCCTGCTCTACCTTACCATACGGTACTCCAAGCTCTTCCAGATCCGCTTTTACTTCTTCGACAATCTGACGGATTTTTTTGATTTCTTCTTTTGAAATAATCATCGGATACATAATGGAAATATTGCCATAGGCGCTTGCCCGGAAAATCGCACGGAGCTGTGTTTTAAAAATTTCCGGCTGTTCCAGGCAGATACGGATAGCCCGGTAACCCATTGCAGGATTCTCCTCTTTTTCAAGCTGAAAATAATCTGCCTGCTTATCCGCCCCAATATCCAGTGTACGGATGATTACCCGTTTCCCCGCCATTGTTTCCGCTACATTTTTATAAATCTGAAACTGTTCCTCCTCTGTAGGAAATCGGTCTTTTTCCAGATACAGGAACTCACTCCGGAATAATCCGATTCCCTCCGCATCATTCTGCAGCACGGCGGCAAGGTCAGAAACATTGCCCATGTTTGCATACAATTTAATTTTTCTGCCATCTGCTGTAATTGTTTCTTTTCCTTTCAGTGCGGTAAGCAGCGCCTTATTTTCCTGTTCCTGCGTCAGAATCTCCTGATACCTTTCCAGCACTTCCGGCTCCGGCTCCACAATAAATCTGCCGTTTTTCCCGTCCACGATTCCCACTTTTCCATCCCACTCAGGAGATATATTTACCCCCGCAAGTGAGGGAATGTTCATTGTCCTTGCCAGAATAGCTGTGTGGGAATTTGCGGAACCGTGACGGGTAACAAAAGCCAGAAGTTTGTTTTTATCCATCTGGACGGTTTCACTGGGTGCAAGATCCTCCGCTACGAGAATGACCGGTTCTTCTCCCAGTCCATGCTCTTCCCCTGAACCGCTCAGAACAGAAATGACACGTTCTGAAATATCCTTTACATCCGCCGCCCTCGCTTTAAAGTATTCATCCTCCATATCTGCAAATATTCTGGAAAAATTGTCTCCCGTAGTTCCTACCGCATATTCGGCATTTACGCTTTGGGTGTATATCATATTTTTGATGGAATCCAGATAATCTTCATCTTCCAGCATCATTGCATGTACCTCGAAAATTTCCGCATTCACTTCACCAACTTCTTTTAACGCTTTTTGATACAGTCCGGATATTTCCTGAATAGCCTGTTCCTTTGCCTCTTCAAATCTTTTCCATTCTGCATCGGGATCATCAATTCGATACCTTTCAACCTGGCTTTCTTTTTTACCGTAAAAATGGATCTTCCCGATTGCTGTCCCAAGAAATATTTTTTTTCCCATTTAATATTTCCATGACCGATTCCCCCTTTTCGGCTTTATAAATTATTTTCAAAAAAGGTCCGCACTCCTGCCAAAGCGTTCTCTTCATCTTCGCCTTCTACGGAAACCGTCACTTCATCATTCTTTTTGATTCCCATTGCCATCAAAGCCATCAGTTTTCTGGCATCAGCCTTTTTCCCGTTAAAAGAAACTGTAACAGCAGACTGATATTTTTTTGCCTCTTTTACCAACAGTCCTGCCGGTCTTGCGTGAATCCCCACTTCATCGGTAATTACATAATTGAACTCTTTCATTTTGTTTTTCTCCTTTTTGCTTTTTCTTTTTTATTTAGTCATCCAGGTCCATTCCATTGCTCCGGATTACCTTCTGATACCAGTAAAAACTTTTCTTGCGTCTGCGTTTCAGGCTTCCATTTCCCTGATCGTCTTTATCAACATAGATAAAGCCATACCGTTTGCTCATCTCTCCTGTTGACGCACTGACCAGATCAATGGGGCTCCACATGGTATATCCCATCAAAGGAACTCCGTCCTCCGTAACCGCCTCAATCATGGAGCGGATATGTTCCCTCAGATAAGCAATCCGGTAATCATCCTCGATGGTTCCGTCCTCTTTTATCGTATCTTTTGCGCCAAGTCCGTTTTCCACGATAAACAGTGGCTTCTGATACCTGTCATACAAATCGTTCATAGTAACACGAAGTCCCAACGGATCAATCTGCCATCCCCACTCGCTCGCCTCCAGATGCGGGTTTCTCACCGTCCGGAACGCATTGGCTGCCATCCGGTTGGCGGACACTTCCGGATCAGCCGTATCACAACGGCTGCAGTAATAGCTGAACCCGATAAAATCTACTGTTCCGGCCGCCAAGGTTTCCTTGTCTCCCGCCTCCCAATCAAGGGTAATGCCATCCCTTTCCATCCATTTCAGGGCATAATTGGGATATGCGCCTCTGCTCTGCACATCAATGAAGAAATAATTCCCCCGCTCCGTCTGCTTCGCCTGCCATACATCCTTCGGATTGCAGGTATAAGGGTAAAAGCTCCCCCCGGCAAGCATACAGCCTATCATGCAGTCTTCCATCATTTCATGCGCCAGCCGGACAGCTCTGGCACTGGCAAGCAGTTCATGATGGGCGCAGATATATTTCAGATTTTTTATATCCTCCCCCTCCTCTGCCACTAAACCGCAGCTTGTAAAAGGAAGGTGGTTCAGCATATTAATTTCATTGAAGGTAATCCAATATTTTACCTTCTTCCCATACCGCTGGAATATCGTGCGGCAAAACTTCATAAAGCATTCAATCATCCTCCTGTCCTTCCATCCTCCGAACTCTTTTACCAGAGCAATCGGCAGGTCGAAATGGCAGATTGTAACCAGAGGCTCTATCCCGTATTTTTTACATTCATCAAAAACCTCGTCATAAAACCGCAGCCCCTCTTCGTTTGGTTCTTCTTCCAGCCCGGTAGGATATATACGTGTCCAGCTAAGGGACAGGCGGAAACATTTAAATCCCATCTCCGCAAAGAGTGCAATATCCTCTTTATAATGATGGTAAAAATCAACCGCTTCGTGGCTCGGATAAAGATGCTCTTCATCACAATCAAGCATAATCTTTTCTCCCTTTGCCACTGGCATCCGGTCAACTCCATACGGTACAACATCAATCAGGCTTACGCCTTTTCCTGACTCGTTCCATCCACCTTCGCACTGGTTCGCCGCCGTAGCGCCGCCCCACAAAAAATCTTCCGGTAAACCTTTCATTTCTTTTCCTCCTCTTTACCTGACATTAAGCACTGTATCTTCCGGTGACACAGTTCCCGGTGAACCTGCTGTCACCGTTTCATAATCATCACTGTTTGTCACAATTACTGCTGTTACAACAGGGTATTTCTCCGCTATTTTTTCCAGTTCAAAATCCATGAGTTTCTGTCCGCAGGTCACTTTATCTCCTTCTTTCACACAAGGGGAAAAGCCTTCTCCCTGCAATGCCACCGTATCCAGTCCCACATGAATCAGCAGTTGGATTCCCTCCTCACTTTCAATTCCGATTGCATGCCCTGTATCGGCTACCGAAACAACTGTCCCTTCAAACGGGGCATATACCTTTCCTTCTTCCGGAAAGATACCACATCCCTGGCCCAAAACGCCTTCTGAAAATACGCCGTCTCCAATCTGTTCCAATGTCATCAATTTCCCTTTGAGGGGAGCTTTCACTTCTCCATGTTCCCTGCGAATTTCTTTTCCCGTTTCTATCTGCAAAAATTCCGGCATCTCTTCTCCTTTTTCTGCGGAAATTCCTGTTTCAAATTTCAGGCTGAGAAGATACGTTACAACTGCAGTAACAACAGCCGAAATCACCAGCGCAATACAGATGTTAATCAGACATTCGATGGAATCATCCCCGATATACAGCAGCACTGCCGGAAGTCCGGAAGAACCTGTCGCAAATCTGTGGGTATGTGTCAATCCGGCAAACAGTCCGCCGCATCCGCCTCCGATCATTGCGGCAACCAACGGATATTTTTTCGGAAGATTTACACCGTATAAAACCGGCTCTGTAATTCCCATCAAAGCGGTAATTCCGCCTGATACGGAAAGCTGTTTGATTTTTGCTTCTTTTGTTCTTATAGCTACGACCAGCGCCGCCGTACCCTGTGCAATGTTAGAGCACACGCAGCCCGGTCCAAAGATACTGTCATATCCCAAATCCGCCATCTGCATCACGCCCAGCGGTGCAACTCCGTTATGCAGTCCAAACATTACCATAATCGGCAGGAAAGCTCCTACAAGCACTGCCGGCGCCCAGCTTGCGTTTTCACTGAGGAAGTTGAAGAACACACCCAAATATTCGCCTACCACACTTCCAATCGGTCCCAATACAGCAAGTCCAAGCGTTCCCATCACTAAGAATGTAAGCATTGGTACAAATACCAGCTTTACAGCATTCGGAATATGCTTTTCTAGCCATCGTTCTACATAGGACTGTACCAGAATAACCAGAATAATCGGAATGACTGATGATGTATACAATGTCAGTCTTAACGGAACCACTCCAAATAAATGTACTGCTTCCCCGGCCGCTACCAGTGTTCCCCAGTTTGGATGAAGCATAATCGCTGCAACCGAAGCCGCCAGAATCGGGTTGCATTTTAATTTCTGCGCTTCCGTAAACGCCAGCATGATTGGCAGGAAGTAAAATACACCATCCGCAAAAAAGTTTAATATGTAATAGGTTTGCGATTCTGTGGAAATCAGTCCGAAGACCACCAGCAAAGCCAGTAAAGCCTTTACCATTCCGGCTCCGGACAGCGCCGGGATTACCGGCTGGAACGTGCCGGAAACAAAATCAATAATGACTCCCATCACACTCTTTTTTTCACTTTTTTCCTGTCTGTCTCCCGCCTCTGCTTTCCTCGGTCCAATCAGCTTTTCTATCTCTTCAAAAACATATTTTACGTGTGTTCCGATAATAACCTGGTATACACCGCCGCTGATCATAACTTTTGAGACCCCATCCAGATCTTCCAGCTTCTTCTGATCCGCTTTTTCCTCATCTGCCAGCTTAAAACGCAGTCTTGTCTGGCAGTGATAAACATCATTTACGTTGTCCTTTCCACCCACATATTCCACGATTTTGCAGGCAAGGCTCTCATACTCTTTGCTCATGGTTTTTCCCCTTCACTTTCCTGTAAATTTCTCTTTGCAACACCGATTCAGTACTGATAGTGTTATCATACACAACCTTTCCCGTAATGTCTAATACCTATTATTCATTTTCAGAAATGTGTTTTGAGCATTTCTTGTTTATTCCGTATGGGTAAAAAAGCAGCAGAACCATGAGTTGTCATTTCTGATAATTCATAGCTCTGCTGCTTAGAATCTACGCTTCCTATTGACTTTTACAGGTTACGGTAACATGTACATCATATCATCAGGTTTACTATCAGCCCTGTTGTAAAAGAAAAGAGCATCACAAACGCCAGATATATCCAAAACCGCTTAATACCAAGCACAATTTTCAATGCTCCCAGATTGGTAATTTTAGTAGAAGGACCGGTCAGCATAAAAGCCGCCGCACTCCCCATACTCATCCCATCAAGCAGCCACGCCTGCAAAAGCGGAATTGTTCCTCCACCGCAGGCATAAAGCGGTACGCCGATGGTTGCAGCTATCAGAACGCCCCACGCTTCATTACCTCCAAACAAGTCCGTCATCACATCCTGCGGCACATATCGTTGGAACACTGCTGACAGAATGATTCCAAACAGGAAATACAATCCGGTTGCCCTAATATTTCTTCCGAGGTTTTTCAGAAAACGCAGCATAATATTCGGATCAGTATCCCGGCTTTTCGGTTCCTCGAAACCAGAAAAATCAAAAAATGCTTTATTGTGATAACAAATCCGTATCAGCACCCCTGCGGCAATGTCATGGAGCCGTTTTCATCCTGAATCTGAACATCGGCAATCGCAGTAAATCCATGATCCTTCGCCACCTGATAATGAGCGGCGGTAGATGCCCTCGAACCGCCGTAGGCAGTATTGCACTCTACAATCGTGCCATCCACCGTCTGTACCAAATCAGCAATCAGTTCAGGGCGCAGATAATTGGAGGACGGCGGTTCGCCTGTTGAGAGTTTTACCGCTACTTTTCCAACAGGAGACCATTCCAGTGCCTCATAAATCTCCACCATGGCCTCTGCACTGATGTCGGAAAGATAATACACTGC
This is a stretch of genomic DNA from Marvinbryantia formatexigens DSM 14469. It encodes these proteins:
- the ptsP gene encoding phosphoenolpyruvate--protein phosphotransferase, encoding MGKKIFLGTAIGKIHFYGKKESQVERYRIDDPDAEWKRFEEAKEQAIQEISGLYQKALKEVGEVNAEIFEVHAMMLEDEDYLDSIKNMIYTQSVNAEYAVGTTGDNFSRIFADMEDEYFKARAADVKDISERVISVLSGSGEEHGLGEEPVILVAEDLAPSETVQMDKNKLLAFVTRHGSANSHTAILARTMNIPSLAGVNISPEWDGKVGIVDGKNGRFIVEPEPEVLERYQEILTQEQENKALLTALKGKETITADGRKIKLYANMGNVSDLAAVLQNDAEGIGLFRSEFLYLEKDRFPTEEEQFQIYKNVAETMAGKRVIIRTLDIGADKQADYFQLEKEENPAMGYRAIRICLEQPEIFKTQLRAIFRASAYGNISIMYPMIISKEEIKKIRQIVEEVKADLEELGVPYGKVEQGIMIETPAAAVISDELAKEVDFFSIGTNDLTQYTLAIDRQNAKLDVFYDAHHEAVLRLIEMTVANAHKAGIWAGICGELGADTELTERFVNMGIDELSVAPGCILPIRKIVREMDRA
- a CDS encoding HPr family phosphocarrier protein, with protein sequence MKEFNYVITDEVGIHARPAGLLVKEAKKYQSAVTVSFNGKKADARKLMALMAMGIKKNDEVTVSVEGEDEENALAGVRTFFENNL
- a CDS encoding 6-phospho-beta-glucosidase gives rise to the protein MKGLPEDFLWGGATAANQCEGGWNESGKGVSLIDVVPYGVDRMPVAKGEKIMLDCDEEHLYPSHEAVDFYHHYKEDIALFAEMGFKCFRLSLSWTRIYPTGLEEEPNEEGLRFYDEVFDECKKYGIEPLVTICHFDLPIALVKEFGGWKDRRMIECFMKFCRTIFQRYGKKVKYWITFNEINMLNHLPFTSCGLVAEEGEDIKNLKYICAHHELLASARAVRLAHEMMEDCMIGCMLAGGSFYPYTCNPKDVWQAKQTERGNYFFIDVQSRGAYPNYALKWMERDGITLDWEAGDKETLAAGTVDFIGFSYYCSRCDTADPEVSANRMAANAFRTVRNPHLEASEWGWQIDPLGLRVTMNDLYDRYQKPLFIVENGLGAKDTIKEDGTIEDDYRIAYLREHIRSMIEAVTEDGVPLMGYTMWSPIDLVSASTGEMSKRYGFIYVDKDDQGNGSLKRRRKKSFYWYQKVIRSNGMDLDD
- a CDS encoding beta-glucoside-specific PTS transporter subunit IIABC — protein: MSKEYESLACKIVEYVGGKDNVNDVYHCQTRLRFKLADEEKADQKKLEDLDGVSKVMISGGVYQVIIGTHVKYVFEEIEKLIGPRKAEAGDRQEKSEKKSVMGVIIDFVSGTFQPVIPALSGAGMVKALLALLVVFGLISTESQTYYILNFFADGVFYFLPIMLAFTEAQKLKCNPILAASVAAIMLHPNWGTLVAAGEAVHLFGVVPLRLTLYTSSVIPIILVILVQSYVERWLEKHIPNAVKLVFVPMLTFLVMGTLGLAVLGPIGSVVGEYLGVFFNFLSENASWAPAVLVGAFLPIMVMFGLHNGVAPLGVMQMADLGYDSIFGPGCVCSNIAQGTAALVVAIRTKEAKIKQLSVSGGITALMGITEPVLYGVNLPKKYPLVAAMIGGGCGGLFAGLTHTHRFATGSSGLPAVLLYIGDDSIECLINICIALVISAVVTAVVTYLLSLKFETGISAEKGEEMPEFLQIETGKEIRREHGEVKAPLKGKLMTLEQIGDGVFSEGVLGQGCGIFPEEGKVYAPFEGTVVSVADTGHAIGIESEEGIQLLIHVGLDTVALQGEGFSPCVKEGDKVTCGQKLMDFELEKIAEKYPVVTAVIVTNSDDYETVTAGSPGTVSPEDTVLNVR
- a CDS encoding permease, translating into MLIRICYHNKAFFDFSGFEEPKSRDTDPNIMLRFLKNLGRNIRATGLYFLFGIILSAVFQRYVPQDVMTDLFGGNEAWGVLIAATIGVPLYACGGGTIPLLQAWLLDGMSMGSAAAFMLTGPSTKITNLGALKIVLGIKRFWIYLAFVMLFSFTTGLIVNLMI
- a CDS encoding DUF362 domain-containing protein; translation: MKRRSIIIPAMTVLLSGALIGCGNVQAEESENIVLLEPESSFETQGNMPEENHGEKETEKMGTSENISIVTNGDSQIFLADLPYYTDSEDAPAVYYLSDISAEAMVEIYEALEWSPVGKVAVKLSTGEPPSSNYLRPELIADLVQTVDGTIVECNTAYGGSRASTAAHYQVAKDHGFTAIADVQIQDENGSMTLPQGC